The sequence below is a genomic window from Phoenix dactylifera cultivar Barhee BC4 chromosome 8, palm_55x_up_171113_PBpolish2nd_filt_p, whole genome shotgun sequence.
ACGTGAAGAAATCAAAAAGATGGGGTCGTAGTGTCGCACCGTCGTCCGTCGCAATCTCACAGACGTGAGTCAGGGGACGGCCGGACGGGAGCCTggagggaggcgaggaggtcGCCGGTCGCGGGATGCCAGGGAGGCGGGGACGACGGGGAGGCAGAGCCGCAGAGGAGACGACCTCGCCGGCTCGCTGGTGCGGCGAAGACTTGCAGGCAGCCGggagggaggcgaggaggtcGCGGCCTCGCGGGATGCCGGGGAGGCGGggcggggaggcggaggagatgACCTCGCCGACGAGGCAGCGAAGAGGATTTTAAAGTTTAAAGGCTTGGGCCGATGTTGCAGAGGATTGAGGAATGAGGAGGAGTGGAGCTgtggaggaggatgatgaggattttaaagaaaaaaaatgatgagcGATGGCCGATGGGATTGGGACGGGAGTCACCGTTCACGGAATGGCGTCGCGGCGAGACACCCTCACTCCCTCAGTAGCTCAGGCCTCAGGCGTCTTGTCGTCGAGGTAGCCGTTGCCTCCTGCCGTCCTGCGGCCCTGTACTGTACACTATAGGCTGTAGCAGTGTAGCTAGGAGTGGCCGAGACTGCCGAGTGGGACTGGGTGTGGGAGCTGGAGCCTGGGACGCTAGGATTAGGAGTCGTGGTCTGCGGCATGACGGCATCTGCCGGTCTGGCGGGGGCCTTCCTTCAAGCCGGGGCCTTGGGCGACCGCCTaggtcgcctaaggcttgggccgcccctgcctATACCCAACCTGTAGCTATCCCTAAGCACAGTGGCATAATATTGGGTTAAGAAATAGCATTTGACTTTTGAGCTCACATTTTTAGAGCTGGATGTATCTATCGAGAACCTTGCGTACCTAGGTACCTACTTATATGGTCATATGAAAAGCAattcttttttctgttttcagGAACCTCATTTGATTGCTTGATAGTCTTCATTTAAATACACACATACAGTTTTTTGTTGGTGAATGAGACATGGTTTTTGATGTTTTCTATCATATCATGATACATGATCCCTTTTTTTGTTAGAATATGTTCTTCATAATTGCTACATTAGGTGGTAAATTGAAACATGGTGTCACATGCTGGCCGATAGTTGGCATGTGCTATGCTGGACTAGTATGGGCACCCATTGCCATGTCAGCTCGTATCGACCATGGTGGTTCAACATAGGTCAATATGGCTTGATATCAAGCCAAAAGTCCTttgtatatattataatataaaactTAATGCACAACATTTTTTTGATTGTATTTTCAGTTTCTTAACCTAATTGCCTCCATTGTCAAGTTCCTCCTTTGTTAGTTACCTCTCCtcaaaattgatctccctgcctccaatcatctctctctctctctctctctctctctctctctctctatttctcgcTGTCTCTCCCCCATGCCCTCCACcaccccctcctttctctcacTCCATCTAACTCTTTAATTTCTTTTCGCCATCCACACTTTCCACATCCATTTCCAGACTACCGTCAACCCTAATCATAAAGTTCTCTAATCAACCCCATCTAGGTATTTGAGCCACTACCTTCACTAATGCTCAAACCATCATCATAATCCTTGTCTTCTCCCTTCATTTTTTTCCGTTTattttgttatattatattgGATTCTTGAATAGGATAACAGATTTTCAATTAAATGGGGCTTGTATTGCTCTTTTGGGGATTTGTCGAGTCATTGAGCTAGATCAAGtaaaaaattctaaaacttGGGTTAAATTTTGATTGATCTGATTGACAAATCCAATCCATTGAGCCTATTGGTGTTTCTTCCTTGGATCACATCACCATGCCTATGCCTTATTGATGTACTTGCTCCTCATCGTTGTTATGAGAGAACATTAAAAAAGGTTTTTTGTTTGCCATATCGGGCTGAACTAGCATCATCTATTTTTAAAACAAACATAGATGCAATCTTTTAACTAAATAAGCATTTTCCTTTGAACATTAATGTCCCAAACTTTGAATCTTATTCTCGTCAATACACTTGGACATTGGATACAATTATATAAATACAATACAACCAAGAATGTTAATGTTAAGAGTTATTGGCCTGAAATTAGGTTGGAAATGACTACTCTCATGCTTCAATTGAATTGTTCATGTTGAGTTATGCCTTTGAAAATGCAGATCACTTGTTTTACTTAAAAAGAATTAAATCTTCTTTGCTAAATCTCAAAAGTTTATGATGAACAAGGTTTTGAGAAAAGGGATTTAGCCTTTGCAGATTAAAATAAATAGGTGGCATTTAATGACCCAAATGCGATCACTAtggtgatcttagatcaccgaTGATTCTCATACCGGGATAATCTGATCCCCGATGTTCTATGATCACCATATTTGGTATGCTATATTCTAGTGGTCAAAGATCCCCAGATATCCATAATTAAGCTATTTGATGTGCCATagaaatccaagatcaccgaTCATGTAATACCAAAACTAccctatattttatatatattgtaacTACTAAATAGAATTCTCAATCATATTATAGGAAAATACATATGAATACAAACCAAATTATCAAAATCTATCATTCTAGACTAATTTAACAAGACCAGAAATTAATAATGTTGTCAAAGTAACTCTAGGGGATTATCAAACCTTCCCAActagaagattttttttatggTATTATCAAACCCTTCTAAGTTAGAAGATTTTTTTTAGAGATTGgcattttttttgaaacaatTTTTTTCAGTTGGATTGATGGGCATTTTGTCCCCAAATTTCATCCCCATATCATTGCCCTAGGATGATCTTGAAAACCTATCCTCAAGGACGAGTTTGACATCAATGGTTTGGGCGGTGATTTTAGGTGTGGGGTAATTTGAGATCACTAGGATGCAACCAAATGCGGCTCGCTACTTCTACCCACATTACCGTTGAACTTGGAATCATCGCCCCATATCAAATGCCAACATAAGGTTTAAGAAAGGATAAATTGCCGACAGTTTCTACTTAGATAACCAACTTGTGTTCATTGGAGGTTTTTTCTCAAATGCACAAATTATTTTTGAGCATCGTGTTAAGCACTCCTCTTGCAGGGAAAGGCTGAAAACACAACCTTTTTTGCCACCCCTGACTAGCAGAGGACTTTATTAGGTCCATACTTTTTCTCATTCTTTTTTGCATGAATGAAGGCCTATATTCTTTTTGGCATGCTTTAGCTGGATTTTCTTTGAAATCCAacattttcttttaactttATGATATGGTGAGTGACGTAACTTTACAATATGGCACCTCAATGGTTTGCTAGGAGTGGAGAACACTTCATAAACAATTTGCTTTAGGTAGAGGTTAAAACAAGAATAGTCTTGCCTGGGGCTTGTCTTTCACAGGAGGGTGTAATGCTTTGTGCTTATCAAAAAAACAAGAATAGCCATAATTTTGGTGGAAATTTCAGTAAGAGTTTTGACATGGACTTCTAGGTAGCTTAAATTGGAACTTCCAATAATTGCAATCTCCCCTCTCgaaaaaatgaaaacaaatgTACGCCATAGAAAACCAAGAGAAGGAACAAGAAGGCTTCTTGAGGTAAAAAAGGCTTCTTGAGATAAAAACTATCTTTGCTCTAAATGCATTCCTCACCTCCACATTTGCTTAATTCCAACGAATATATGACTTATGTGAGAACTCATTAACAATCTCATCTACTTTACTGTACAGTCTGGATAATTTGCAAATAGATACTAATATAGCATCTTGGCGCCCATTGAGAATCTTTTGAATAGTGAATACATTAACTTTTCCTTGATAGCTTTTAATATGCCAGAAACTGTTTTCAGTTGCTGACCTTTCCTAGTTTGTATTATACAGAAACAAAAGATGACCATTTTTTTGATGATTTAGAAACAAGTGGTCGATGCATGACACTATTCCAGAATTAATTGTCTTGAAATATTAGTTCAAGGGTGATGTATTGGAGGTCTGGTAACTTAGATGAATCATAGGTTTAGAATTTAATTTTTCACATATATCCCTTTTTTGTACCTAGTTATATCAGAGCTTTTCATGGAACATAAATTAAGATGTAGGTTTCCTTTTTAGCCATTTTCTACATGATTTTGTAGTGCTCCAATGTGATGCATCTTATGGATGCATTAGATGCACTGAACATGCTTGTTTTGAACAATTCTTTATGTCTAGCGAAGTGCTAGGGCTTGAACAGGAATGGAAGCCCAAtgcccccctcccctccccatgTTGTAAGTTTGGTTTAAAAGttaagatttgtttaatttaatGAGTGATTCAGATTAAGTTTAggttttaagttatttttggcCTCAAGGAAGGTCATCTCCAGAGTTCACTTCAGGAAGCTTTGGAGCCACCATGTTTGTGCATTTTTTTTGCTCCCATTGCCTTTCATGGAGCTCATTCTAATCTACTTTTGCCATTTTTGAGATCACTCTCTCATAACTTCCCCTTTGTCAATGATTTTTTCACCTTAAGTGAGTTTTCCACTTCTACAGCTTTGCGCATTGATTAtggaaattaaacaaaaaacttCTAAGAAAGAAAACTAGCCTATCTAATGGCCAATTAATAATTTTCTAAGAAAGAAAACTAGCCTATCTAATGGCCAATTAATAATTTTATTGTTTCATCTTTAAAGTGCTACATTTAGGGTATGTTGAATGTATGCCCatataaataatcaattttGCATGGAATATGCTTCCAAAAACTATTTGCCGGTGTACCCTTCAAAACCCTTTCTATTTGTATAAATGCCCTGCAGTTAGCTTGCTGTCCAACATTGTCAGAAAGTAgatgtttaaaaataaaaagacttTAATACCCTTGACCTGATGGTAAAATGTTGAGAGCTCAAAATTTTAACCAATGGCAAAATAATCATTGCAAGTCTAGTTTAACTGAGTTAATCCTAGTTAAACTAACATAAACCAACAGATTTTGACAGTAGGGACATACTTTAAAATAGAGAGTACAACTTGATGTGCATCTCATTAGAGCTTTTGGAATAActataaaatattttgtttGCCAAGGTCTGTAGTGATCTGGTAGTTTTTCAATCAGCACTACAAATAGTAGGAATGCATGGCTTTGCTATttcagattctttttttttttttttgctttgaaaaaggggaaggggggaggaagggacaagcccacccccacgtagcagcccccaccccgccaggagaatgttcgatgcgggcagaaatgaccgtgtgttgggcatcccggccggttttactcataccctccccacccgtggcaCCGGCTCGGATACCCCTCTGGGCTCCGACACAAACTCtctgtgtgagtacgtcacgcCTGGCACCATCGAGGCTACCAGCGGACCAGTAGCCCTTTCAAACCCCTTGTCCGAGCAGGGAGTATCCggtctccacaatttaatcgacgcttgCATGTTTCGAACttggaaccacttggttggaagtaaggcccTGTTCCCTGAGCTACCACCTCAGTGGCTGCTATTTCAGATTTTCTCCAGCATATAGTTATTCTATTAAGAATTTGAAGTTGTTATTAAATGAAATTTCAAGATTGCTTTTTCCAAATGTCTATCATGACTTAGGTAGaaaatttctttttcaaaattatGCAGCATCAGCAAAATGTTTCGAGTCATGAAAAATAGTGGGATTTCTGCTCCTTTGTTTGCAATATCCCTTAATTTTTTATCTCTTGTTTAACATCTAGTTAACCTCCTTGTTATTTTCTTATATATTGAACTCTTACCTGTACATAATTGATCAAGAATTCCAGATTTGTAACTTCAGTATCTCCAGCATAATTAGGTTGGTATTTTGTGATGCAGAAAGcgcctttttggtatgataaaTGATCTGCCTACGGTATATGAAGTTGTGAGTGGAAAGAACAAAGCGAGGACTTCTGGTTCTAACCACAGCAGTAACAATTTCAAATCAAACTCCAAAGTGGTAGAGCATAATTTTGATCCTTTCTTTGAAAATGATCTGAAGCTTTTCCTGCTTATGGTGGATGTGCATCAAAATTCTAACAAACAAGTGTCATCAACTATAGCACTAAATGGTCTCTTGGACCATCTGGTCTCATTTATGCTTGGCACAGCATTTTTACCATCACCTATGCTACTTGGATGATATGCTCAGGACCATATTATTTCCAAAGACAATATTTCTCCCAAAATTATTTGTTGAGTTCTATATTCATTTCATGAATATGCTTCTACCTCTGATAGGAATTACAGATTGATTAAATGAAGCATTTTATGCTTTGTTCTCTTCAAAAGTTTGTTTCTCATTCAGGTACTTTTGCTCCAtttaaatttgactaaagaaggaatATTTTACTCTCTATTGATAATACCGTAAGTGCTTGATTGTtggattctattttttttcaaaatcctTTTCTTTGCTAGTTGTAAAACATTGCGAAATAGGCAAGTCTGTCATTATTTATGAAGGATTCATTGGGAATTTAATGTTAATGCTAGATCTACCAGGATCTTTGGTGATAATGACCTGTGCTATTGTGCAAAAGTTACGCACATATTCTTGCAAGAGCCCACTTCATATGCTGTATATGCTCTTGCACATGTACTTTATGACATGATTCCCATCGATTGCCCTATCCCTTAATATTTTGTTATAAAAATTCTCAGAAATTTGTTGCAAGGGTATGATGCTGCGTAGACCTGCATAAATGATCTCTTgaggtttattgtcttcatcTAGTTGTGCTGATTAGTGGCTCTTTTTTCCTGTTTAAGAGTCTTTAGGGATCAGTACTACTCTTTGTTACACTATATATCACAAAAACTGGACAAGAGAGCTCTACTTGTTTTTAGAGTTACATGCTAGTCTATTATGCTTGCTGAGCTCAGTTTTTTGTTTTGTTGTAAAATAGCAGCGGACATCAGAATCTCAGGTCAAATACTTGAAAAGAATGCACCCCAAAGAAGGGGATGAAGGTTTggatgaagatgatgaagagGAGCATGAGGAGACACTCTGTGGGGCATGCGGCGAGAATTATGCATCAGATGAGTTCTGGATCTGCTGTGACATCTGCGAGAGGTGGTTCCATGGGAAGTGTGTGAAGATCACCCCGGCCAAGGCTGAGCACATCAAGCAGTACAAGTGCCCTTGGTGCAGTAACAAGAGGGGGCGCTTTTAACAGGATGGTCACTGTGAAAAGTCTTTTGTAATGCTGGTGGTCTTCTGCTAACAAAACTGAAGTCCTGTCTCGAGCTACAGGAAACTTGTGTTGTGCCAGATAGCAGCACCCACACAAGGGTGTTCTGTCATGCAGCAATGTTACTTTGGAATGGTCAATACTTTCTGTGGCTTTAAAATTGCAAACTCAGTTTTAACCGAGGCTGTGCTTATTTGTTTTCTTGACCCTTTCATCTTAATGCTTGGTGATGGCTCTGCTTCATGTGTCTCATCGTAGCAGATAAACGAGTCCAATATTtacttcttgttgcatttgttaAACTTTGGAGTCATCATGTCAGCTGTAAGTGACTTGAATTTTTTGAAGATAAAACCTGTGCCTTTGTTTGTGGAGACAAATGTCTTCTTTGAAACTCTTCAATCCATGCTTAGCTAATTCACTTGGTTATAAACAAAATAGCATGGGTTGAATTGACCAGCAACATGGTACAGTATAACATGAAAGTATTAGCAAAGCTATAACTGTGTAAAGGCTTTTTGAGTCATGTACTCTCTCCTATCTATTAAAATGTTTCAGTATATCCATTTCATTTTTCATCATGAGTCGAAACCAGTTTATTGGTATGCTTTGCGAAACTTATATTTTAATCAATAGGGCGAATTTTTTCATCCTCCACAGGGCAAGTTCCGAACTAGAGAATTAGGTAATGGTAATTTATGTTTAACCAGCTAGCTGGCTGATTGGCCTACCAGAGTTTGGAGTGTGGAAGCAACAAAGGAAGGCATTGTGAACCTGGATTTCTTTCTACCTGTGTCTGCCCTAAAATTCTTAGAACTACTTCAGTGTCCAAAAAGAGGAGAACGTGATGGCCAACTGGTTGATGAAGCCTGAAGACCGTGGAGTAGGCTTTTCAGGACTGCTGGACAATGACTTTGGTCTCTACTGATAGTCCCTTAAAATGCTTGGGCTCTGAAGGCAATTAAAGGTGGCTACTTTGAGATCCTTTGTTAGAAGTAATCAATTTCCTGCCTAATTCAAATAGATAAAATGGCCTAATGGAAGTCCGCTGTGCCACTAGCATAATAACAAATAGGTAGTAGGTAACCTTGTGAAATAGATCTTTCATGTGCATGACCAATTCTTATCCAAGAACCCAGACAAGGTTCTTTATATATTGGTGAAGGAAACTTCCATGGCATCCTTACGAGACTTGTCCGCTAGTTTGGGCAAGGTTCTGAAAATGTTGATCTGATGTCATGATATGATAACTTTACTGTCCTCTTGGCTATTGGTTCTCTATTTGTTTTTTCTTGCCAAGAGGACCAAGTCCTCATACCAGTAGTCAACTTGTGCATCTCAGTTGTATAGTTCCATTGGCAAATTCTAATACTATACAATAAGCTGCTCATGAGTGCCCTTTTTGTGTTCtggatgtttttttttatgCCTCTACCTAGGTAAATGTTT
It includes:
- the LOC103708644 gene encoding PHD finger protein ALFIN-LIKE 3-like isoform X2; its protein translation is MDGGSAAYSRSVEDVFQDFKGRRAGMVKALTADVEDFYRQCDPDKENLCLYGLPNEQWEVNLPAEEVPPELPEPALGINFARDGMQEKDWLSLVAVHSDAWLLAVAFYFGARFGFDKNDRKRLFGMINDLPTVYEVVSGKNKARTSGSNHSSNNFKSNSKVRTSESQVKYLKRMHPKEGDEGLDEDDEEEHEETLCGACGENYASDEFWICCDICERWFHGKCVKITPAKAEHIKQYKCPWCSNKRGRF
- the LOC103708644 gene encoding PHD finger protein ALFIN-LIKE 3-like isoform X1 translates to MDGGSAAYSRSVEDVFQDFKGRRAGMVKALTADVEDFYRQCDPDKENLCLYGLPNEQWEVNLPAEEVPPELPEPALGINFARDGMQEKDWLSLVAVHSDAWLLAVAFYFGARFGFDKNDRKRLFGMINDLPTVYEVVSGKNKARTSGSNHSSNNFKSNSKVQRTSESQVKYLKRMHPKEGDEGLDEDDEEEHEETLCGACGENYASDEFWICCDICERWFHGKCVKITPAKAEHIKQYKCPWCSNKRGRF